A DNA window from Chiloscyllium plagiosum isolate BGI_BamShark_2017 chromosome 9, ASM401019v2, whole genome shotgun sequence contains the following coding sequences:
- the LOC122552649 gene encoding transmembrane protein 179-like translates to MGISNRLLFCQCTAYLLAFVLALFAAVPLGQDQHELRGRCPLYGVGRWQRSNESGATGCAQAYCFHVQRWGPPSACRYSLFMSIFSCAYSALQGFRSTYLLCKGFEESLFSEFVSMLLSCTIALLMLVASATVSDGLNIWCNSVTNKGNITISCRDAQEESLNLNAVPTLFYDHFGTAQVLNSDLKKVLILSGLEDNLQVPVELEGSLPDLSQTLHI, encoded by the exons ATGGGGATCAGCAACCGGCTGCTGTTCTGTCAGTGCACGGCCTATCTGCTGGCCTTCGTGTTGGCGCTGTTCGCTGCCGTGCCGCTGGGTCAGGACCAGCACGAGCTGCGGGGCCGCTGCCCGCTGTACGGGGTGGGGCGCTGGCAGCGCAGCAACGAGAGCGGGGCTACCGGATGCGCGCAGGCGTACTGCTTCCACGTGCAGCGCTGGGGCCCGCCGTCCGCGTGCCGCTACAGTCTCTTCATGAGTATCTTCAGCTGCGCCTACTCGGCGCTGCAGGGATTCAGGAGCACCTACCTTCTCTGCAAGGGCTTCGAGGA ATCACTCTTTTCAGAATTTGTAAGCATGCTTCTTAGCTGCACCATTGCTTTGCTGATGCTGGTTGCCAGTGCCACAGTGAGTGATGGCCTTAATATATGGTGCAACTCAGTCACAAACAAGGGTAACATAACCATCAG CTGCAGAGATGCCCAGGAAGAATCTCTTAATCTGAATGCGGTTCCTACTTTGTTCTATGACCACTTTGGTACTGCACAG GTTTTGAACAGTGACTTGAAGAAGGTTCTTATTTTATCTGGTTTGGAGGACAACTTGCAAGTTCCAGTCGAGTTAGAGGGAAGCCTACCTGATCTCTCTCAGACCCTACACATATGA